From Planifilum fimeticola, one genomic window encodes:
- a CDS encoding RDD family protein has protein sequence MENRVAVVTPEYVQIQFETAGIGSRAAAKMIDFALVSLVNVLFFLSLPFVAQVSSGEPASVIIAVYLVLSAAFPLAYFVLTEYFTGQTVGKRLLGLRLVADTGQSPGFWAVFLRNVLLLADLTLLVGLIFMWLHQKEKRIGDLAAGTMVIRERKKGERSLPELPLSEEEENWLRRFERLGDDQFLLIEEFLTRRNQMDPDRRKALARKLLQRIETDEETRQADAEVLLGKIYTYLKQTRYPSIQ, from the coding sequence ATGGAAAATCGCGTCGCAGTGGTCACCCCCGAATACGTGCAGATCCAATTTGAAACGGCCGGTATCGGAAGCCGGGCCGCCGCCAAGATGATCGATTTTGCCCTGGTGTCGCTGGTGAACGTTTTGTTCTTTCTCTCGCTTCCTTTTGTCGCGCAGGTGTCTTCCGGTGAGCCGGCGTCCGTCATCATCGCCGTCTACTTGGTGCTCTCCGCCGCGTTTCCCCTGGCCTACTTCGTGCTCACGGAGTACTTCACGGGCCAGACGGTCGGAAAGCGGTTGCTGGGCCTGCGCCTGGTTGCGGATACCGGCCAGTCCCCCGGTTTTTGGGCGGTTTTTCTGCGCAATGTCCTGCTCCTGGCGGATCTTACTCTGCTTGTGGGTTTGATTTTCATGTGGCTTCATCAAAAGGAGAAACGGATCGGCGATCTGGCGGCGGGCACGATGGTGATCCGGGAAAGAAAAAAAGGGGAACGTTCCCTTCCGGAACTTCCCCTGTCGGAGGAGGAGGAAAATTGGTTGCGACGATTTGAGCGGCTGGGGGACGATCAATTTTTGCTCATCGAAGAGTTTTTGACGCGGCGAAACCAGATGGATCCCGACCGGCGCAAAGCGCTGGCCCGGAAGCTTTTACAGCGGATCGAAACGGATGAGGAAACAAGGCAGGCAGATGCCGAAGTCCTTCTCGGAAAGATATATACCTATCTGAAGCAG
- a CDS encoding stage II sporulation protein M, producing the protein MSLPQSNRRLGSFVHKNQSRWTRLEELIHQFRRGSLSKRELDELGFLYRKVAGHLAYAQTYFPQHDVTRRLNELTLNAHNVLYGSVKKRRFPELLRFFTRDFPLLFHERIPFFLIAFSLFAVGALLAFFLTLGDPRLASLFLPLGMAENIDPKAGPAGEWNHSIVSSQIMVNNIQVAFLCFAFGALLGVGTVWMLLYNGMLIGALAALFHRVGESYTFWAHIWPHGVTELTAIFIAGGAGLSLAYSFFVPGELTRGESFKREGKVTIQLMMGVIPLFVIAALIEGFLTPAPWPPWTKYLLALSTLILLFFYFGSAWIRKEATPSENPTYSS; encoded by the coding sequence ATGTCGCTCCCGCAATCAAATCGCAGACTCGGGTCGTTTGTCCATAAAAATCAATCCCGATGGACGCGCCTCGAAGAACTCATTCATCAATTTCGCCGTGGATCCCTTTCCAAACGGGAATTGGACGAGCTCGGCTTTCTCTACCGCAAGGTGGCAGGCCATCTCGCGTACGCACAAACCTACTTTCCCCAGCACGACGTGACCCGTCGCTTGAACGAACTTACGCTGAACGCCCACAATGTCCTCTACGGCAGCGTGAAAAAGCGGCGATTTCCCGAACTGCTCCGCTTCTTCACCCGCGATTTCCCTCTGCTGTTCCACGAGCGGATTCCTTTTTTTCTCATCGCCTTTTCGTTGTTTGCGGTCGGGGCCCTTCTCGCTTTTTTTCTGACCTTGGGCGATCCCCGGCTCGCATCTCTGTTTCTACCCCTGGGAATGGCGGAGAACATCGATCCCAAGGCGGGCCCGGCGGGGGAATGGAATCATTCCATCGTCTCCAGTCAAATCATGGTGAACAACATTCAGGTGGCCTTTCTCTGTTTCGCCTTCGGCGCGCTGCTCGGCGTCGGAACCGTCTGGATGCTCCTGTACAACGGAATGCTTATCGGCGCCCTGGCCGCCCTCTTCCACCGGGTGGGGGAATCCTACACCTTTTGGGCCCATATTTGGCCGCACGGGGTGACCGAGTTGACGGCCATTTTCATCGCCGGAGGAGCGGGTCTTTCCCTCGCCTACTCCTTCTTCGTTCCCGGGGAACTGACCCGTGGCGAATCCTTCAAGCGCGAGGGAAAAGTGACCATCCAACTGATGATGGGCGTCATTCCCCTGTTTGTGATTGCCGCCCTCATCGAAGGATTTTTGACGCCGGCGCCCTGGCCCCCTTGGACCAAGTACCTGCTGGCGCTCTCCACCCTGA